The following coding sequences are from one Aquificaceae bacterium window:
- a CDS encoding dienelactone hydrolase family protein gives MGRLISFKKDGVEVSGYLSEPEFGKGPMVFVFHEWWGLVEHIKDVCDRYAKEGFYAFGIDLYRGKTASDPDNAGKLMQDLFQNRLSEAEAMVGASIAHFKEQDMGYVPRIGEFMLGATGFCCGGTCTWYFGAKFAGDFKALVPYYGLYSIVPIDFSGIRAPVLAVHAGMDSFIPLSEVTKAIEECNKNKIDAQFLVYAGVDHAFFNNTRPEVYHEEYANDVWEKTIAFFNKHLK, from the coding sequence ATGGGAAGACTCATATCTTTCAAAAAGGATGGAGTGGAGGTTTCAGGTTATCTCTCTGAGCCAGAGTTCGGGAAAGGACCCATGGTCTTTGTGTTCCACGAGTGGTGGGGGCTTGTGGAACACATAAAGGATGTTTGCGACCGCTACGCAAAGGAAGGATTTTATGCTTTTGGTATTGACCTCTACAGGGGCAAAACAGCCAGCGACCCAGATAATGCTGGAAAGCTCATGCAGGACCTTTTCCAGAACAGGCTTTCAGAAGCTGAGGCTATGGTAGGGGCATCTATAGCGCACTTTAAAGAGCAGGACATGGGTTATGTGCCTAGGATTGGTGAGTTTATGCTAGGGGCTACTGGCTTCTGTTGTGGAGGAACTTGCACATGGTATTTTGGTGCAAAGTTTGCAGGGGACTTCAAGGCGCTTGTTCCTTATTATGGACTTTATTCTATCGTCCCCATAGACTTTTCAGGGATAAGGGCTCCAGTGCTGGCGGTTCATGCAGGCATGGACTCTTTCATCCCCCTTTCAGAGGTGACGAAGGCCATAGAAGAATGCAACAAAAACAAGATTGACGCCCAGTTTTTAGTATACGCCGGCGTGGACCATGCCTTCTTCAACAACACAAGGCCTGAGGTTTACCACGAAGAATACGCCAACGATGTGTGGGAAAAGACCATAGCCTTCTTCAACAAGCACCTTAAATGA